One genomic window of Actinoplanes lobatus includes the following:
- the fabG gene encoding 3-oxoacyl-ACP reductase FabG: MSQSVPSRVAIVTGAARGIGAAIARKLAADGLAVAVVDLDEKSGAETVAAIEEAGGRAIAIGADVADKDQVVAAVERTVAELGAPTVLVNNAGVLRDNLLFKMSEDDWDTVMAVHLRGAFLFSRAVQEHMVAAEYGRIVSLSSTSALGNRGQANYAAAKAGLQGFTKTLAIELGKFGITANAVAPGFIVTDMTKATAARIGVDFADFEKHTVSQIPVARAGRPEDVANTVAFLASEGAGFVSGQVIYVAGGPRD; this comes from the coding sequence ATGTCGCAGTCCGTACCCTCTCGTGTCGCGATCGTGACCGGAGCCGCCCGCGGCATCGGCGCCGCGATCGCCCGCAAGCTCGCGGCCGACGGCCTGGCCGTGGCGGTCGTCGACCTGGACGAGAAGTCCGGCGCCGAGACGGTGGCCGCGATCGAGGAGGCGGGCGGCCGGGCGATCGCCATCGGTGCCGACGTGGCGGACAAGGACCAGGTGGTGGCCGCCGTCGAGCGGACCGTCGCCGAGCTGGGCGCGCCGACCGTGCTGGTCAACAACGCCGGCGTGCTGCGTGACAACCTGCTCTTCAAGATGAGCGAGGACGACTGGGACACGGTGATGGCCGTCCACCTGCGCGGCGCGTTCCTGTTCAGCCGGGCCGTCCAGGAGCACATGGTCGCCGCCGAGTACGGCCGGATCGTCAGCCTCTCCAGCACCTCCGCCCTCGGCAACCGCGGCCAGGCCAACTACGCCGCCGCCAAGGCCGGGCTCCAGGGCTTCACCAAGACCCTCGCGATCGAGCTGGGCAAGTTCGGCATCACGGCGAACGCGGTGGCGCCGGGCTTCATCGTGACCGACATGACCAAGGCGACCGCCGCCCGGATCGGCGTCGACTTCGCCGACTTCGAGAAGCACACGGTGAGCCAGATCCCGGTGGCCCGGGCCGGCCGTCCGGAGGACGTGGCGAACACTGTCGCCTTCCTGGCGAGTGAGGGTGCCGGATTCGTCTCCGGACAGGTGATTTACGTGGCCGGCGGACCGAGGGACTGA